A single Danio rerio strain Tuebingen ecotype United States chromosome 17, GRCz12tu, whole genome shotgun sequence DNA region contains:
- the gja1a gene encoding gap junction alpha-1 protein: MGDWSALGKLLDKVQAYSTAGGKVWLSVLFIFRILVLGTAVESAWGDEQSAFKCNTLQPGCENVCYDKSFPISHVRFWVLQIIFVSMPTLLYLSHVVFLMNKEEKLNKKEDKLRDIQSKGGDVDVLLRKIETRKFKYGLEDHGKIKMRGGIFYTYIVSIVLKSVFEIVFLLIQWHLYGFKLSAVYTCEKFPCPHKVDCFLSRPTEKTVFIIFMLVVSLVSLALNVFEFFYVIFKRMKDQIRESEKKFDSACNIKPCPRNLSGYEYYNDCSAPVPNLGYNLDTVDKSNSSDNYDKQANEQNWTNYSTEQNQLGHSQRFPYPEKVTLGKDLLLLKELEPRPSSRASSRARPDDLDI, from the coding sequence ATGGGTGACTGGAGCGCACTGGGGAAACTTCTTGACAAGGTCCAGGCGTACTCCACTGCTGGAGGCAAAGTCTGGCTCTCCGTCCTCTTCATCTTCCGGATCCTGGTGTTGGGGACGGCGGTGGAGTCCGCCTGGGGAGACGAGCAGTCGGCCTTCAAATGCAACACGCTGCAACCTGGATGTGAGAACGTGTGCTATGATAAGTCCTTCCCCATCTCCCACGTGCGCTTCTGGGTGCTGCAGATTATATTTGTGTCCATGCCGACCCTCTTATATCTCAGCCATGTGGTGTTCCTTATGAACAAAGAGGAGAAACTGAATAAAAAAGAGGACAAACTACGAGACATCCAAAGCAAAGGCGGAGATGTGGACGTGCTCCTGCGCAAAATCGAAACGAGGAAGTTCAAGTACGGATTGGAGGATCACGGGAAGATCAAGATGAGGGGAGGGATATTTTACACGTATATAGTGAGCATCGTGTTGAAGTCCGTATTTGAAATTGTCTTCCTTTTAATACAGTGGCATCTTTACGGATTCAAGCTGTCGGCTGTTTATACGTGCGAGAAGTTCCCTTGTCCGCATAAGGTGGACTGTTTTCTGTCCCGTCCCACAGAGAAGACAGTTTTCATCATCTTCATGCTGGTCGTCTCGCTGGTCTCTCTGGCTCTCAAcgtatttgagtttttttatgtgatttttaaGAGAATGAAAGACCAAATTAGGGAGTCTGAGAAGAAATTTGACAGTGCCTGCAATATCAAGCCCTGTCCGAGGAATCTGTCCGGCTATGAGTATTACAATGACTGCTCGGCCCCCGTCCCAAATCTAGGCTACAATCTAGACACTGTCGATAAATCCAACTCCTCTGATAATTACGACAAGCAGGCTAATGAGCAGAACTGGACTAATTACAGCACAGAACAGAACCAGTTGGGTCACAGCCAGCGCTTTCCTTACCCGGAGAAAGTGACTCTAGGGAAGGATCTTCTGCTGCTAAAAGAGCTTGAACCTCGACCCAGTAGTCGAGCGAGCAGTCGAGCCAGGCCGGATGATCTTGACATCTAG